The Streptomyces sp. NBC_01463 DNA window GTGGTCTGCACCGCGGTGATGGGGACCACCGCGGGGCTCTGCCTGCTGTTACGGCCCGCCCTCGGCTGACCGCCGGGGCCGGCGTGCCGTGGGCGGCGCCACGGGTTCGGCGAGTTCGGCGACCCGGGCGAGCCGGGCGAGGTCGTGCACCGTGGTCGTCCGGTACCCGGTGCCGAGCAGCCCTTCGTCCCGCAGTTCACGCAGCCCCTTGTGGACGGTGGTCTCGGCGGCGCCGGTGAGTGCGGCGAGTTCGGGCTGGGTGAGCTGGAAGCCGATCACATGGCCGCCGCCCGGCTCGGGCCGCCCGTACGCCACGGCGAGCTCCACCAGCAGCCGGGCGAGGCGCACCTTGACCGGATAGCCGCGGAACTCGAGCCGCCGCCGGTTGGCCCAGCGCAGCCGGTCGGCCACGATCCGGGTCAGCGCCATCGCCACCTCGGGCCGCCGCACCATGAGCCCGTGCAGGGCCCCGGGCCCGATGACCCGCGCCCGCAACGGTCCGCAGGCGACCACTCCGGCCGACCTCGGCGCGCCGTCCAGCGCGGCCATCTCCCCCACGCTGTCACCCCCGACCCGGACGGCGAGCAGCGACTCCTGCCCGTTCTCCACGGTGGCGGTGACCTTGGCGAACCCGCTGAGGATCACGTACAGATGCCGGTCCGTGGCGCCCTCGGTGAGCAGGACGCCACCGGAACCGAGGGTCAACTCGGATCCGAGGGAGAGCAGTTCGGCGCGTGCGGGACCGGACAGCACCCCGAGCAGACTGCGCCCCGGCCACCCCCACTCCCCACCCGGCTCCACGCCCGCCCCGCCGCCTCTCCGCACCCGCACATCCCGTACGCCGCCCAGGCTAGGGCTTCCCCCGGGCGCGCGCCCGGCACTTGCGCTTCAGCCGGCACGTGCCCGTACGGACGGTCAGGCGGTGCGTGCCCGCAGGACGCCTTCGACGCCGAGCAGGAAGGTTTCGGACACCAGTTCCGGATCGAACAGGCACCCGGCGGCCATGGCTCCGTCCCGGAGCATGACCAGGTGCCGCCCGGCCGCATCCGCGGGCTCGCAGCCGGCCCGGGCCAGCAACTCCGTGACGGTGTCCAGGAACCACTGCCGGTGGGCCAGCACGGCACGGTGGATCGGGTGGGCCGGGTCGGCGTACTCGGCCACCGCGTTGAGGAAGGCGCAGCCGCGGAATCCGGGGGACCGAATGCCTTCGGTGATGGACCGGGCGACGGCCCGGACCCTGTCCGCCGCCGGTTCGTCGCTCGCGGCCGCGGCGGCGACCTGCGCCCGGATTCCCTTGTCGGCCTGGTCGAGATAGGCGAGGACGAGTTCCTCCTTGCCCGCGAAGTGCCGGTACAGCGTCGCCCGGGTCACCTGCGCCTCCGCGATGATCCGGTCGACGCCGACGGAGTGGATCCCCTCCGCGTAGAAGATCCTCGTCGCCGTGCCGAGCAGCCTGGCTCGCGCTTCGGACGTGCTGCCGCCCGCTGTACCCCGACTCATGATCCCGAGACTACCAAAGCATGAGGGAGAACGTTCGGTCTTGACAGTCGCCGCAGGGGCCCGTTAGATGAAGATGAGACCGAACGTTCTCCCTCATCGGCAGCTTCATCGGCTTCCTCATTGGCACCTTCATGGGCCCCCTCATTGCGCGGCGGGACCGCGCCGGGCCGCCCACCAGCCCGCCCCACGCATTCACACCGTCACTGGAAGGCACTCCCATGGACACCCTCGCAGGCACCCCTCCCACCCCCGCTGCCACGGCCCTGCGGAAGCTGTACATCCTGCGCTTCGCGTTCGCCGCCGTCTGGGCCGTACTGCTGTTCGCGTCCGCCGACACCCTGGGCCCGCTGAGCGCGACGCTGCTCGTCGTCTATCCCCTGTTCGACGTGGCGTGCGCTGTCGTCGACCTCAGGTCCGCCCGCGCGACCGGCGGGCCGGCGCGCGGCCTGTACGTGAACATCGCGCTGAGCACCCTCACCGCCCTCGGCCTCGCCGTCGCCGCAACGTCCGGCATCCCTGCGGTCCTGCGCGTCTGGGGCGTCTGGGCCGTCACCGCGGGTCTCGTCCAGCTGATCGTCGGCGCCGCCCGCCGCCGGCTGGGCGGCCAGTGGGCGATGATCGCCAGCGGTGCAATCTCCACCGCCGCCGGCGCGTCGTTCTTCGCGCAGGCGGGCAAGGACGACGCGGCACTGGGCAGCCTGGCCGGCTACGCCTTCCTCGGCGGCGTGTTCTTCCTGGTCTCAGCCCTCCGCCTGAAGGACGGCAACAAGAAGGCCGGCAGCAACAGCTGACGTCCCCCGCGGGGACATCAGTGGTGACTGTCCCCCGGGCGCGCCGGGAGACCCCGGAGCGGGGTCACCGGTCGTCGCAGGTCCTTGAGGACAAGGGCGCCCAGGTGTACCGGACGCGCACGCCCCGGTCGTGCAGCCAGGCGGCCTCGCGGTGCCGGAGTTCGCGTGCGGACTCGGGGGCGATGGCGCTCGGCCAGCGGACGAGTACCGCGGTGACGTGGCCCGTCTGGGCCAGCTGTCTCACCCGCCGCCACCCCCGGCGCCGGCCCGGATCGGGTTCGCCGTAGGTGTCGGTGACGACCTCGGCGATCGTCAGTCCGCGTTCCTGGGCGAACGCCCTGCCTTCCGTCTGCGCGCGCTGCGCGGCTTCCCCGGGCACGCCCGGGGCTCGGTCGGCACATACGTACAGCACTACGGGAGAAGCGGTTTCACCGTGGGGAGTCATGGCCGCCTTCTGCAGAGGATCGAGGGAGGAGGGGTGCCGTCGCGCGAAGGGAACGCGGCGGTCCGTACGTACGGTGTCCTCGCGCGGGCCGGCGCACTGCCTGCCGTGGCCCGGCACTCGGACCGACGTCAGGAGTGGGCGGTCAACTCGGCCCATACGACGTTGCCTTCGGCCCGTGTCGAGCGTGCCGAGCCCCAGCGGTCCGCGAGTTGCGAGACGAGGAACAGCCCTCGCCCGTTCTCCTCACCGGGCCCGGCACGGTGGTCGGGCGGGCGGATCGGGGTGCTGCCCTCGTCGTGGAGTTCGATGCGCAGGCGCCGCTCGTCGCCGCTCAGCGTGAGGCCGCACAGGAAGCGACCGCTGCCGGTGTGGAGCACGGCGTTCGTGGTCAGCTCGGAGACCAGCAGCACCGCGTCGCAGCAGGTGTCACCGGGCAGCTTCCAGGCGGCGAGCCGGTCACGCACGGTGTCGCGGGCGGATCTCACGCTGGTGCGCAGCGCGGGCAGACCGAACCAGCACTCCCGGCGCGGCACGGTCCCGGCTAAGGCGGGGGTCGAGGCCGGGGCTGAGGGCATGGACAGAGTCACGGATGTCGCCTTCCAGCGCCTGCGTGGGGACGGGCGCGGTGAGGGGATGCGGGCTGCAACCCGAGCGGGGGGAGGGGCGCGCCGATTCGATGGCCCAGCAGCGGGGGCCGATGACGGCATCGGGATTCCGCGCCCTCTCCGGGCCGGACCCCTGCGCCGTCGTTATTGGCTTCACCACTCACGCATCCACTATGCGCGTGATAGCGCACCGGCTGCAACCGACTCCCTGATAATTTCAGAAGCGCGGGTATCACCCTGGCATCGACACCAAACCCCTGTAAGAATGGCGGTGTTGATGGACTCTCAGGAGGTTGGGCGTGAGCGATGCCCGTACCGGCACCAGCGCGCCGACAGTCCTGCGCATGATCCTCGGCCGTCGGCTGCAGGACATGCGGCTCGGCGCCGGGGCCTCGCTTGAGGACGCGGCGAAGGCACTGCGCGTGAAGACGCTGACGATCCGCCGGCTGGAGAAGGCCGAGGTCGCCCTGAAGCCTCTCTACGTGGAGAAGCTGCTGGAGACCTTCGGCGCGGAACGCCAGGAGATCGACGAGTTCGTCGAACTGGCCGAGCAGGCGAACAAGCCCGGCTGGTGGCACTCGTACCGCGACGCCGTCCCCAGCTGGTTCACCGCCTACGTCAGCCTGGAGACCGGCGCCAAGACCCTCCGCACCTATGAACCCCAGTACGTGACCGGCCTGTTGCAGACCTCCGACTACGCACACGCCGTGCTGCGCGGCGGGTTGCCGAACGGCAGCGAGGAAGAGCTCGCGCGCCGGGTGGAGTTGCGGCTGCACCGCCAGCGCCTGCTGGAGCGGGAGGACGCCCCCACGTTGTGGGTGGTCATGGAGGAAGCGGTCCTGCACCGCGTGGTGGGCGGCCCGCAGGTGATGCGGGAGCAGATCGAACGGCTCCTGGACCTCTCCGAACGTGCGCACATCAGCCTCGACATCGTGCCCTTCACGGCCGGCGCGCACGTCGGAGCCTGTGCCCCGTTCACGTACTTCCGGTTCGAGGAACCCGAGTTGCCGGACATCGTCTACAGCGAACTTCTGTCGGCCTCCGTCTACCTGGACCAGCGCGCGGACGTCGTCTCCCATCTGGAGGCCCATTCCCGCATGGCGCTGCTGACGTCGTCCGATGACAGCCGGGCGCTCTTGAACCGCATGCGCAAGGAGTACTCATGACGATCACCGAAGAGGGCGTCTACAACGGCATGCCGGCCCGCGATCTGGGGGAGCACGGCTGGGAGCGCCCCTGGAGCGGGCCGAACGGGGGCCAGTGCGTCGAGACGAAGCAGCTCGCGGACGGCCGCGTGGCCGTACGCCAGTCCACCGACCCGGCCGGTCCGGCGCTGATCTACACGCCGGAGGAGATCGCCGCGTTCGTCCGCGGGGTCAAAGAGGGACTGGCCGATCACTTGGCCGCCGGGTGAACCGACGGCAGGCACCAGGGACGACGGCACCCGTCCCGTCCCCGGCCCGCGGGCCGATCGACTCACGCACGAAGGGGAGCACATGACCACCAGGCAGACCGGCCGCGATCTCGACACGAGCAAGGCGCACTCGGCCCGGATGTACGACTACTTCCTCGGTGGCAAGGACCACTTCGAGATCGACAAGGACGCGGCCCTGGTCGCCGCCCAGGCGCACCCCGGCATCTACGTGACCGCGCGCGAGAACCGGGCGTTCATGCACCGCGCCACCCGGGTCCTGGCGCAGGAGCACGGCATCCGCCAGTGGCTCGACATCGGCACGGGCATCCCGACCGAGCCCAACCTGCACCAGGTCGCCCAGTCCGTCGCGAACGACGCCCGCGTCGTCTACGCGGACAACGACCCGCTCGTCCTCAAGTACGCCGAACGCCTCATGCGCAGCACGACGCAGGGCCGCACGGCGTACATCGAGGCCGACATCACCGACCCCGACTCACTCATGAGCGCCGTGGAGGACTCAGGGGTCCTGGACTTCACCCAGCCCATCGCCCTCTCCCTCAACGCGCTCATGCACTTCATCACCGACCCACACGACCCGTACGCCATCATCCGCCGCCTCCTCGACCCGCTCCCGACGGGCAGCGCCCTCGCCATGAACCACTGCACACCCGACTTCGACCCCGTCACCTGGAACAACGTCGCGGAGGTCTACACGAAGTCCGGCTCCCCGGTGCAGTTCCGCTCCCACAGCGACGTGCGCCGCTTCTTCGACGGACTCGACCTGGTCGCCCCCGGCATCGTCTGCTGCCACCGCTGGCGCTCCACCGGTCCCGCCAAGGGCGAGCCGGAGATCACGGACGCCCAGATCAGCCTGCTGGCGGGCGTGGGCATCAAGCGCTAGCCGAGCGGCGGAGCCCTCGTATCACCCACTCCACCCCACTGCGGCTGAGCCGTCACGGAAACGCGGAAGGGGCCGGGCTCAGGTGAGCCCGGCCCCTTCCGGTGCGCGCGTCTCTGGCGGATCGACAGCCTGCGGCAGGCGATGCGCTACACGTTGGCGGAATGTCTGCGGCCCGATCCTGACCTGCGGCGGAGCCCCACCCAGGGCTCTGACCTGGGATTTCCTCGTTGGGATGCGTTGGCTCCCGACGGCCGTTCACGGGTGTCCTGCGGACTGGCTGCGGACTGGCTGGCCACCCCGGGCAGAGAAATGCGTGGCACGCCGGCGTGGCCTCAAAGGAGACTGCACAGGTGAGCGACTCCTCCCCCTGCCCGTGCTGCGGGCACCGCGCGGGTGCGATGCCAGGATCGTACGCGATCTGCGCATCGCAGCGGGGCGCTGGACGATGCTTCGGATCTTGCGGCCACCTACGGCCGTGACCGGCCCGACGAACAGCGCCCCGCCTGATGAGGACGCTCGTACGGAAGTCGGCGTCCCGGTACCTGCGTACCCCAACGGCTGTCCGCAGAGCCGAGCCGGTGTGGAGGCGCTCGCCCGGTCGGATGCGTGCGCACGGCCGGGACGTGCAGCGCAGGCGCGGGTGGACGGCCCGCGTTTGGGTGACGGGGGCGGTTCTCGTTTCGCCCGTCGTCGACCTCATGGTCCGGACCTCGCTGAGTCGCTACGGTTGAGCCATGACCGCACTGCCCGACTGGATGCGCCCGCCTCGCGCGGAAGGCTGGTTCGCGGAGGACCTGGACCGCCTCCCGGAAGCACCGCGCCACACCGAGCTGATCGACGGAGCCCTCGTCTTCATGATGTCCCCGCAGCGGTGGTGGCACGGCCATCTCGTCACGATGCTCACCGTGGCTCTCATGGAGCAGGCGCCGGCCGACGTAAGGGTCGGACGGGAGATGACCATCAAACTCGATCAACGCAATCGGCCCGAGCCGGATCTGCTGGTGACGACGGCCGACTTCGACGGTGACCGCACCTGGTTCGCACCGGATGAAGTACGACTCGCCGTCGAGGTGGTTTCCCCCGAGTCCGCACACCGGGACCGCACGGTAAAGCTCCACAAATACGCAGAGGCCGGCATCCCGCACTACTGGCGCATCGAGGACGAGGACGGAGCACCCATCGTCCACGTCTACGAACTTGACGAGCCAACCGCCACCTATGTACCCGTTGGCATCTTCAGGGGCTCGCTCAACCGTCCGGTGCCCTTCGAGATCAACCTCGACCTGGAGAAGCTCGCTCCACCCCGCCACAGCTGAGTGAGCACCAAGTCAGCACGGAGATGCGGTGGGGGGCCGGACTTACCCAAGTCCGACCCCTCTGACCAGCATTCTTGACGAGCACTAGCTTGCAGTAGCCAACTCGCTACACGTTGAAGCGGAACTCCACCACGTCCCCGTCCTGCATGACGTAGTCCTTGCCCTCCATGCGCGCCTTGCCCTTGGCGCGGGCCTCGGCGACCGAGCCGGTTTCGACCAGGTCGTCGAAGGAGATGATCTCGGCCTTGATGAAGCCCTTCTGGAAGTCGGTGTGGATCACACCGGCCGCCTCCGGGGCCGTGGCGCCCTTCTTGATCGTCCAGGCGCGGGTCTCCTTGGGGCCTGCCGTGAGGTAGGTCTGGAGGCCCAGCGTGTCGAAGCCGACGCGGCCGAGGGTGGCGAGGCCGGGCTCTTCCTGGCCCATCGACTGGAGGAGTTCCAGCGCCTCGTCGTCGTCGAGCTCGATCAGCTCGGACTCGATCTTGGCGTTCAGGAAGATGGCCTCGGCGGGGGCGACCAGGGCGCGCTGCTCGTTCTTGAAGTCCTCGTCGACCAGCTCGTCCTCGTCGACGTTGAAGACGTAGAGGAAGGGCTTCGTCGTCAGGAGGTGGAGCTCGTGGAGCAGGCGGCCCTTCTCCGTGCCGGCCGTGATGCCCGCGTGGAAGAGGGTGTCGCCCGCCTCCAGGATCTTCTGGGCCTCCTCGACCGCCGCCAGGACGGCGGCCTTCTCCTTCTGGAGGCGGGCCTCCTTCGTGAGGCGGGGGACGGCCTTCTCGACGGACTGGAGGTCGGCGAGGATCAGCTCGGTGTTGATCGTCTCGATGTCGTCCTTGGGCGAGACCTTGCCGTCGACGTGGACGACGTTCTCGTCCTTGAAGGCGCGGATGACCTGGCAGATCGCGTCCGACTCACGGATGTTCGCCAGGAACTTGTTGCCCAGGCCCTCGCCCTCGCTGGCGCCGCGCACGATGCCCGCGATGTCGACGAAGTCGACCGTCGCCGGCAGCAGCTTCTGCGAGTCGAAGATCTTCGCGAGCGTGTTCAGGCGGGGGTCGGGGACGCCGACGACGCCGACGTTCGGCTCGATCGTGGCGAACGGGTAGTTGGCCGCCAGCACGTCGTTCTTGGTCAGGGCGTTGAACAGGGTCGACTTGCCGACATTCGGCAGACCGACGATTCCGATCGTGAGCGACACGGTGGCGACTTCCCTAGGGGGTGGACGGGCTCGAATGGACGTCGGGCCCGGGTGGGCCGATTCTCCAGTTTACGGGCGGGGGCGAGTGGGTCGTCACGGGTCCTGGTGGGGCGGGAGTGGGGAGGGGGCGGGGTGGGGGCGGGGTGCGCCCCGGGGCCGTGCGGAGGGGCGGGACGGGGTGCCGGGGCGGGCGGAGTCCGGTGCGGGTTCCGGGCGGAAATCGGTTCCCGTTGGGCCGTGTGGCATCGAACTCATCGCCAAGGTCACCCAAAGCGCGTGTCCCGCACCTGTTTCCTCCTGCCCGTCGACCTACGTTGTCCCGGTGGAGCAGCACAGGACACGTCCCCCGCAGCGCAGGCAGACCCGGCAGGCCCCGCTGTCCCCGCTCGGGACCGAGGGAGCCGAAGGCACCGTCGCCGAAGGCGCCACCGTCTATCGCGTGATGAGTACGCCGGCGAACCGGGCCCGCCCGGTGGCGCCCGCCGTGCTCGCCCTGCGGCGGCTGCCCAACCCCCGGCTGACCGGCATCGGTGCCGGGCTCTTCGCGGCCGCCGTCATGTTCGTGATCGCCTGTGCGGACTGGCTGCTGTTCGACGGCTCGTCCGCCGTGTTCGGGGTCCTGTTCCTGCCGGTCAGCGCGCTGACCGCGCTCTGGGTGCGGCCGGCCGACCTGGTCACCGCGCCGATCAGCGTGCCGATCGCCTTCGCCGTCGGCATCATCCCGATCGCCGGCGGCACGGGCGGCTTCGGCGGGCAGACCATGGCCGTCGTCACCGCGCTCGCCGTCCACGCCGGCTGGCTGTACGGCGGCACCCTCGTCGCCGGTCTCATCGCGACCGTACGGAAGGTCCGGCTGATGCGGGCCCGGCAGCGGCGGATGATGCAGGCCGCGCACACCGCCCGTCCCGCCGCACAGCCGTCCCCGGCTTCCCGGGCCGCCGGACGGGCACCCCGGCGGCCGTCCCAGCGCTAGGTGTTCCGAAAGTCCCGCCTGCCTGCCGGACCGGGCGTCGGGCCGGGGCCCTCGTCAGCGGCCCGCCGCCGCCATCGCCGCGCCCACGATGCCCGCGTTGTTCTGCAGCTCCGCGGGCACCATCTCGGCGCGCACGTGCTCGATGAGCGGCAGGAACTTGTCGGCCTTGCGGCTGACCCCGCCGCCGATGACGAACAGCTCGGGCGAGAACAGCATCTCCACGTGGGCCAGGTACTTCTGCACCCGGTGCGCCCAGTGGTGCCAGCTCAGGTCCTCGTCCTCCTTGGCCTTGGTGGAGGCGTGCTTCTCCGCGTCGTGGCCGTGGAGCTCCAGATGGCCGAGCTCGGTGTTGGGCACGAGCCTGCCGTCGATGAAGAGCGCGCTGCCGATCCCCGTACCGAAGGTCAGCATGATGACCGTGCCCTTGCGGCCCCGGCCCGCGCCGAACGTCATCTCCGCGATGCCGGCCGCGTCCGCGTCGTTCAGGACGGTGACGGGGAGGCCCAGCTTGTCGCTGAGCAGGGCACGGGCGTCCAGATCGACCCAGCCCTTGTCGACATTGGCCGCGGTGCGGGTGATACCGCCCGTGACGACGCCGGGGAACGTGATGCCCAC harbors:
- a CDS encoding helix-turn-helix domain-containing protein — translated: MSDARTGTSAPTVLRMILGRRLQDMRLGAGASLEDAAKALRVKTLTIRRLEKAEVALKPLYVEKLLETFGAERQEIDEFVELAEQANKPGWWHSYRDAVPSWFTAYVSLETGAKTLRTYEPQYVTGLLQTSDYAHAVLRGGLPNGSEEELARRVELRLHRQRLLEREDAPTLWVVMEEAVLHRVVGGPQVMREQIERLLDLSERAHISLDIVPFTAGAHVGACAPFTYFRFEEPELPDIVYSELLSASVYLDQRADVVSHLEAHSRMALLTSSDDSRALLNRMRKEYS
- the ychF gene encoding redox-regulated ATPase YchF, translated to MSLTIGIVGLPNVGKSTLFNALTKNDVLAANYPFATIEPNVGVVGVPDPRLNTLAKIFDSQKLLPATVDFVDIAGIVRGASEGEGLGNKFLANIRESDAICQVIRAFKDENVVHVDGKVSPKDDIETINTELILADLQSVEKAVPRLTKEARLQKEKAAVLAAVEEAQKILEAGDTLFHAGITAGTEKGRLLHELHLLTTKPFLYVFNVDEDELVDEDFKNEQRALVAPAEAIFLNAKIESELIELDDDEALELLQSMGQEEPGLATLGRVGFDTLGLQTYLTAGPKETRAWTIKKGATAPEAAGVIHTDFQKGFIKAEIISFDDLVETGSVAEARAKGKARMEGKDYVMQDGDVVEFRFNV
- a CDS encoding TetR/AcrR family transcriptional regulator, giving the protein MSRGTAGGSTSEARARLLGTATRIFYAEGIHSVGVDRIIAEAQVTRATLYRHFAGKEELVLAYLDQADKGIRAQVAAAAASDEPAADRVRAVARSITEGIRSPGFRGCAFLNAVAEYADPAHPIHRAVLAHRQWFLDTVTELLARAGCEPADAAGRHLVMLRDGAMAAGCLFDPELVSETFLLGVEGVLRARTA
- a CDS encoding ROK family protein; this encodes MEIFGVDIGGSGIKGAPVDLDRGDLAQERHKVLTPHPATPEDVAGCVAEVVGHFDWQGPVGITFPGVVTGGITRTAANVDKGWVDLDARALLSDKLGLPVTVLNDADAAGIAEMTFGAGRGRKGTVIMLTFGTGIGSALFIDGRLVPNTELGHLELHGHDAEKHASTKAKEDEDLSWHHWAHRVQKYLAHVEMLFSPELFVIGGGVSRKADKFLPLIEHVRAEMVPAELQNNAGIVGAAMAAAGR
- a CDS encoding SAM-dependent methyltransferase; the encoded protein is MTTRQTGRDLDTSKAHSARMYDYFLGGKDHFEIDKDAALVAAQAHPGIYVTARENRAFMHRATRVLAQEHGIRQWLDIGTGIPTEPNLHQVAQSVANDARVVYADNDPLVLKYAERLMRSTTQGRTAYIEADITDPDSLMSAVEDSGVLDFTQPIALSLNALMHFITDPHDPYAIIRRLLDPLPTGSALAMNHCTPDFDPVTWNNVAEVYTKSGSPVQFRSHSDVRRFFDGLDLVAPGIVCCHRWRSTGPAKGEPEITDAQISLLAGVGIKR
- a CDS encoding Uma2 family endonuclease, which encodes MTALPDWMRPPRAEGWFAEDLDRLPEAPRHTELIDGALVFMMSPQRWWHGHLVTMLTVALMEQAPADVRVGREMTIKLDQRNRPEPDLLVTTADFDGDRTWFAPDEVRLAVEVVSPESAHRDRTVKLHKYAEAGIPHYWRIEDEDGAPIVHVYELDEPTATYVPVGIFRGSLNRPVPFEINLDLEKLAPPRHS
- a CDS encoding ATP-binding protein is translated as MPSAPASTPALAGTVPRRECWFGLPALRTSVRSARDTVRDRLAAWKLPGDTCCDAVLLVSELTTNAVLHTGSGRFLCGLTLSGDERRLRIELHDEGSTPIRPPDHRAGPGEENGRGLFLVSQLADRWGSARSTRAEGNVVWAELTAHS
- a CDS encoding Crp/Fnr family transcriptional regulator — its product is MLSGPARAELLSLGSELTLGSGGVLLTEGATDRHLYVILSGFAKVTATVENGQESLLAVRVGGDSVGEMAALDGAPRSAGVVACGPLRARVIGPGALHGLMVRRPEVAMALTRIVADRLRWANRRRLEFRGYPVKVRLARLLVELAVAYGRPEPGGGHVIGFQLTQPELAALTGAAETTVHKGLRELRDEGLLGTGYRTTTVHDLARLARVAELAEPVAPPTARRPRRSAEGGP
- a CDS encoding DUF397 domain-containing protein, with protein sequence MTITEEGVYNGMPARDLGEHGWERPWSGPNGGQCVETKQLADGRVAVRQSTDPAGPALIYTPEEIAAFVRGVKEGLADHLAAG